In one Mucilaginibacter sp. PAMB04168 genomic region, the following are encoded:
- a CDS encoding TonB-dependent receptor family protein — MKKLLLTAVFSFCLFVFATAQTATAPTATIKGSVIDSVKKEPLSYVTVALVDMNNQPVKSTFTKDDGTFTLTGLAIKPYKLALVYVGYNGKTINISNPDKASDLGKLLLSPSTSQLKEVTITSVKPLMKREVDRISYDVQADPENKVITVLDMMRRVPLLSVDASDNIKLQGNTNYKILINGKPSALMARSPADVLKSMPASNIQKIEVITTPPAKYDAEGLAGIINIITKKDVDQGYNGSINGRYSNLWGPGINLNLTVKQGKFGIGGYTGYNKRNNLTTGFSNLNDNIGQSTLTQQGTNKNSGYSGYGSTELTYEGDSLNLLTGTFEWYKGSNNSERGLLSNFASTTASRNNAYRSMNIADNGWNGFGAGLNYQLGFKRNKEQLLTASYKYNLQKNTQANDVLFTERVNFSSDNAPNYRQYNNSGNKEHTLQLDYVQPVKKLNIEAGAKAIFRNNYSEANTENQVSGGAYIIDPNQINNFDYQQNVYSLYNSYQLKFNDKWVAKGGLRLEHTTVNANEDVDQRYSNLIPSISLQRSFKTSSINIGYTDRIQRPGIWQLNPFVNRSNINFINVGNPDLRPVVNHSVELTYSNFKKGSFNFGVNYKFANNTVENITVFDPATGVSVSSFQNAGNNKRLGFDFNANYPFTTKLNFNINSQIVHVWLKGYVNNTLFNTKGYQGHAFAGLSYKFDNGYRLGANFDYDSRYVMLQGRDNYWLGYAFSASKDLLDKKATISFYANTPFQKFRTIDNTIRTPTSYQLTLNDMYARTFNISFNYKFGKLSGELKKNQRGINNDDVSGGSRN, encoded by the coding sequence ATGAAAAAACTTTTACTGACCGCCGTATTTTCTTTCTGCCTTTTTGTTTTTGCAACCGCGCAAACTGCAACCGCACCAACTGCAACCATAAAAGGTTCAGTTATAGACTCTGTAAAAAAGGAACCGCTGAGTTATGTTACCGTAGCCTTGGTAGATATGAACAACCAGCCGGTTAAAAGCACCTTTACTAAGGATGACGGTACGTTTACCCTAACAGGTCTCGCCATAAAGCCCTATAAACTGGCACTGGTTTATGTAGGCTATAACGGCAAAACCATCAATATCAGCAACCCCGATAAGGCAAGCGATTTGGGCAAGTTGTTACTAAGCCCATCTACAAGCCAGTTAAAAGAAGTAACCATAACATCAGTTAAGCCATTAATGAAACGAGAGGTTGACCGCATAAGCTATGATGTACAGGCCGACCCGGAAAACAAAGTAATTACTGTGCTGGATATGATGCGCCGCGTTCCTTTGCTGTCGGTTGATGCGAGTGACAACATCAAGCTGCAAGGTAACACCAATTACAAGATACTGATAAATGGTAAGCCATCGGCGTTAATGGCCCGCAGTCCGGCTGATGTTTTAAAATCCATGCCGGCCAGTAACATTCAAAAGATTGAAGTGATTACCACGCCGCCGGCTAAGTACGATGCGGAAGGTTTGGCTGGTATTATCAACATCATTACCAAGAAAGATGTTGACCAAGGTTATAACGGCAGTATTAATGGCCGGTACAGTAACTTGTGGGGACCGGGCATCAACTTAAACTTAACAGTTAAGCAAGGCAAGTTTGGTATTGGCGGATACACTGGTTATAACAAGCGAAATAACTTAACTACGGGTTTTAGTAACCTGAACGACAACATTGGCCAGTCAACCTTAACCCAGCAGGGAACTAATAAAAACAGCGGCTACAGTGGTTATGGTAGTACTGAGTTAACTTACGAAGGCGATAGCTTAAACTTACTTACCGGCACATTTGAATGGTACAAGGGTAGTAACAACTCTGAACGTGGTTTGCTTTCAAATTTTGCAAGTACAACAGCAAGCCGGAACAATGCGTATCGTTCAATGAATATAGCTGATAATGGTTGGAATGGTTTTGGAGCGGGATTAAACTATCAGCTTGGCTTTAAGCGAAACAAAGAACAGTTGCTTACCGCATCTTACAAGTATAATTTACAAAAAAATACCCAGGCCAACGACGTTTTATTTACTGAACGGGTGAACTTTAGCAGTGATAATGCTCCAAATTACCGGCAGTATAATAACTCTGGCAACAAAGAACATACACTGCAATTAGACTATGTGCAGCCAGTCAAGAAACTGAACATTGAAGCCGGTGCCAAAGCTATATTTCGTAATAACTATAGCGAAGCCAATACTGAAAATCAAGTATCAGGTGGAGCATATATCATTGACCCTAATCAGATCAACAATTTCGACTATCAACAAAACGTATACAGTTTGTATAACTCGTACCAGTTAAAGTTTAATGACAAATGGGTAGCTAAAGGTGGCCTTCGTTTAGAACATACTACGGTTAATGCTAATGAGGATGTTGATCAGCGGTATTCAAATCTTATTCCATCCATTTCGCTACAGCGCAGCTTCAAAACCAGCAGTATCAACATTGGCTATACCGACCGTATACAGCGCCCGGGTATATGGCAATTGAACCCCTTTGTTAACCGTTCAAATATCAATTTCATAAACGTTGGTAATCCTGATCTGCGCCCTGTAGTTAATCACAGTGTGGAATTGACGTACAGCAACTTTAAAAAAGGGTCATTCAATTTCGGGGTTAATTATAAGTTTGCTAACAATACGGTGGAGAACATAACTGTATTTGACCCTGCAACAGGTGTAAGCGTAAGTAGCTTTCAAAATGCCGGCAATAACAAACGCTTGGGTTTTGATTTTAATGCCAATTATCCTTTCACTACTAAACTTAACTTTAACATCAATAGTCAGATAGTGCACGTATGGCTGAAAGGATATGTTAATAATACTTTGTTTAATACCAAAGGTTATCAGGGCCATGCTTTTGCAGGCTTAAGCTACAAGTTTGACAACGGATACAGACTGGGTGCTAACTTTGATTACGACAGCCGTTATGTAATGCTGCAAGGCCGTGACAATTATTGGTTAGGCTATGCTTTCAGTGCCTCTAAAGATTTGTTAGATAAAAAGGCTACTATATCATTTTACGCCAATACGCCTTTCCAGAAGTTCAGGACCATTGATAATACCATCCGTACGCCAACTTCATATCAGTTAACGCTAAATGATATGTATGCCCGTACGTTTAACATTAGCTTCAATTATAAATTTGGTAAGCTAAGCGGCGAGCTTAAAAAGAACCAGCGTGGTATTAATAACGACGACGTAAGCGGAGGCAGCAGAAATTAA
- a CDS encoding Spx/MgsR family RNA polymerase-binding regulatory protein produces the protein MKVYGITNCNTVKKALDWLKQHQIDFEFHDFKKLGVSTEKLDEWNQQAGYDKFLNKQGLTWKGLDSETKDSVKGAAEALPLLQQKTSMIKRPVIEDNGFLYFGFDEKVYEDHFQAK, from the coding sequence ATGAAAGTATATGGTATTACCAACTGCAACACGGTAAAGAAAGCGCTGGATTGGTTAAAGCAACATCAAATAGATTTTGAGTTTCATGATTTTAAGAAGCTGGGCGTTAGCACCGAAAAGCTGGATGAATGGAATCAACAAGCCGGTTATGATAAATTTTTAAACAAGCAGGGACTTACCTGGAAAGGCTTGGACTCCGAAACAAAAGATAGTGTAAAAGGCGCTGCAGAAGCCCTCCCTTTACTGCAGCAAAAAACCAGTATGATTAAGAGGCCGGTAATTGAGGATAATGGCTTTTTGTACTTTGGCTTCGATGAAAAAGTGTATGAAGATCACTTTCAGGCAAAATAA
- a CDS encoding M1 family metallopeptidase codes for MRYHLIAGFSLAFMAITGLSKAQQQPADPAAPVSKYSYYEAFNPLFYNKTGNDFRAASGEPGARYWQNKADYQLAARLNDKTNEISGTEILTYTNNSPQKLGFLWMQLDQNLFKQDSRGSAIIPLSGSRNGTRGGFNGGYNIKSVKVNDVDAKYIISDTRMQIYLPKEVTPNGGQVKVKIEYSFITPDYGSDRNGVQQTKNGKIFNVAQWFPRMCVFDDVQGWNTVPYTGPGEFYLEYGDFDLAITAPANHIVLASGELQNPQEVYTPEQQKRWAQAAQSDKTVLIRTAEEVTNAASRPAGKQELTWRFKIKNARDAAFGSSASFIVDAAKINLPSGKKCISVSAYPVESDGNAAWGRSTEYTKKSIEFNSQKWFEYPYPVASTVAGNVGGMEYPGIVFCSYRSRGAGLWGVNDHEFGHTWFPMIVGSNERLYGWMDEGFNTFINTLSTDAFNNGEYKERPVDMHRVGIAYTRPEVEPVMTTPAGLKERNTGLLLYNKPGIGLTMLREQILGPERFDFAFRTYIERWAFKHPTPDDFFRTMENAGGESLQWFWRGWFINNWRLDVAVRDVKYVDNDASKGALITLDNLEKMAMPVILEIKQKGGKVDRIKLPVEIWERNTSWTFKYPSTAEIETVTYDPDKVLPDYNEANNVFKK; via the coding sequence ATGAGATACCATCTGATTGCCGGCTTTTCGCTGGCTTTTATGGCTATTACCGGTTTAAGCAAGGCACAGCAACAGCCAGCCGACCCTGCAGCACCGGTTAGCAAATACAGCTATTACGAGGCCTTTAACCCGTTGTTTTATAACAAAACTGGCAACGATTTCAGAGCTGCCAGCGGCGAGCCCGGAGCCCGTTACTGGCAAAATAAGGCCGATTACCAGTTAGCCGCCCGCCTAAACGACAAAACCAACGAAATTAGCGGAACAGAAATATTAACCTACACCAACAACAGCCCGCAGAAGTTGGGCTTTTTGTGGATGCAGTTGGATCAAAATCTGTTTAAGCAAGATTCACGCGGTAGCGCCATTATTCCTTTAAGCGGTAGCCGTAACGGAACACGTGGCGGTTTTAACGGCGGGTATAACATTAAATCGGTAAAAGTAAATGATGTGGATGCCAAGTATATAATTAGTGACACCCGCATGCAGATCTATTTACCTAAAGAGGTTACGCCTAACGGTGGCCAGGTAAAGGTAAAAATTGAATATTCATTCATCACACCCGATTATGGATCAGACCGTAACGGCGTGCAGCAAACCAAAAACGGTAAAATATTTAACGTAGCGCAGTGGTTTCCGCGCATGTGCGTGTTTGATGATGTGCAAGGATGGAACACCGTACCTTATACCGGTCCGGGCGAGTTTTACCTCGAGTATGGCGATTTTGACTTAGCTATTACTGCACCGGCTAACCACATTGTGTTAGCATCGGGCGAGTTGCAAAATCCGCAGGAGGTGTACACTCCTGAGCAGCAAAAGCGCTGGGCACAAGCTGCACAGAGTGATAAAACCGTGTTGATACGCACCGCTGAGGAGGTTACCAATGCGGCGTCCCGCCCAGCTGGTAAGCAGGAGTTAACCTGGCGATTCAAGATCAAGAATGCACGTGATGCTGCCTTCGGTTCATCAGCTTCATTTATTGTTGATGCTGCCAAAATTAACCTGCCAAGTGGTAAAAAATGTATATCTGTATCAGCCTACCCTGTTGAGAGCGATGGCAACGCTGCCTGGGGTCGTTCAACCGAGTACACTAAAAAATCAATCGAGTTTAACTCACAAAAATGGTTCGAGTACCCTTACCCGGTGGCATCAACGGTAGCCGGTAATGTAGGTGGAATGGAATACCCCGGTATTGTATTTTGTAGCTACCGTAGTCGTGGTGCTGGCCTGTGGGGCGTAAACGACCACGAATTTGGCCATACCTGGTTCCCAATGATTGTAGGATCTAATGAACGTTTATACGGCTGGATGGATGAAGGCTTCAATACCTTCATCAATACCCTATCAACCGATGCTTTTAACAACGGCGAGTACAAAGAACGCCCGGTAGATATGCACCGTGTTGGTATAGCCTACACCCGTCCCGAAGTTGAACCCGTAATGACAACGCCTGCCGGTTTAAAGGAACGTAACACAGGTTTATTATTATACAACAAACCTGGTATAGGTTTAACCATGTTACGCGAGCAGATCTTAGGTCCGGAACGTTTTGATTTTGCCTTTAGGACTTACATAGAGCGCTGGGCATTCAAACACCCAACCCCTGATGACTTTTTCCGTACAATGGAAAATGCAGGTGGCGAGAGTCTGCAATGGTTCTGGCGTGGCTGGTTCATCAACAACTGGCGTCTTGATGTGGCCGTGCGTGATGTGAAATACGTAGATAATGATGCCAGCAAAGGTGCTTTAATTACGTTGGATAATCTCGAAAAAATGGCTATGCCGGTTATACTGGAAATAAAACAAAAAGGCGGTAAGGTTGACCGTATTAAGCTGCCTGTTGAGATATGGGAACGTAACACCAGCTGGACGTTTAAATACCCGTCAACAGCCGAAATTGAAACGGTAACGTACGACCCCGATAAGGTACTGCCCGATTATAACGAGGCTAATAACGTTTTCAAAAAATAA
- the cdaA gene encoding diadenylate cyclase CdaA, which translates to MQSIDFNLFRFNLFDILDVLLVAFLIYQLYNLIRGTIAANIFIGFAMICLLYFVVRALNMRLLTGILGNFMNVGIIAAIVVFQQEIRRFLLLVGRNASLQRNRAWWKYFLGKSDVEKDNYKRIKPIIDACKSMKQTRTGALIVFVKDYDEQIYQTSCEMMDARISKRLIESIFQKNGPLHDGAVIISGNKIKSASCILPLTDNTDLPSQFGLRHRAGIGVTEANEATAIIVSEETGEISYAKQGRVKMNISFAELEKLLNKDF; encoded by the coding sequence ATGCAGTCCATCGACTTTAACCTGTTTAGGTTTAACCTGTTCGATATTTTAGATGTTTTACTGGTTGCCTTTCTGATTTACCAGCTGTATAACCTTATACGAGGTACCATTGCAGCTAATATTTTTATTGGCTTTGCCATGATCTGCCTGCTCTACTTTGTGGTAAGGGCGTTAAATATGCGTTTGCTTACCGGTATACTGGGCAATTTCATGAACGTGGGCATTATTGCTGCCATTGTTGTTTTCCAGCAGGAAATAAGGCGGTTTTTGCTATTGGTAGGCCGTAACGCATCCCTGCAACGCAACCGGGCCTGGTGGAAGTATTTTTTGGGAAAATCTGACGTAGAGAAAGACAATTACAAGCGCATAAAACCTATTATTGATGCCTGCAAAAGTATGAAGCAAACCCGCACCGGGGCATTAATTGTGTTTGTAAAGGATTATGACGAGCAGATTTACCAAACCAGCTGCGAAATGATGGATGCCCGCATATCCAAGCGGCTCATTGAAAGCATTTTTCAAAAGAATGGCCCTTTGCACGATGGGGCCGTTATCATTTCGGGTAACAAAATTAAATCGGCAAGTTGTATTCTACCGCTTACTGATAATACGGATTTGCCTTCGCAATTTGGTTTGCGCCACCGCGCCGGTATAGGTGTTACGGAGGCTAATGAGGCCACAGCCATCATTGTATCAGAAGAAACCGGAGAGATATCCTACGCTAAGCAGGGCAGGGTAAAAATGAACATTAGTTTTGCCGAACTTGAGAAGCTGCTGAATAAAGACTTTTAG
- a CDS encoding PAS domain-containing sensor histidine kinase, which produces MSLPEFNAQVAELEKLRQEVARLKEEKERLALETAVHKAILETNADTLLSGLEQFKLIADNVPAQVWTADAEGSVDYYNKRYFEYSGLTSEESIGWGWQPMLHPDDLQRTIENWTRSVKKGAPYEIQYRFKRASDGAFRWHLGKAIPLKDSNGKVIKWFGTNMDIHEQKVAEKQKDEFLSIASHELKTPLTSVKAFLQLGQKMIAPDTKAYSFVSKASSQLIRLESLISDLLDVSKINAGKMVYNLEPFEFGAALREAVESVQQANEKHQIIIEHNDDVVYDGDRLRIEQVINNFLVNAIKYSPDADKIVVRSEVQQNNIVVSVQDFGIGIAAENLTRLFDRYYRVDNTSMRFQGLGLGLFISSEIIKRHNGSFWIESEPGKGSTFFFLLPISGKHELIDLETDNQTFYKGNFIEMKYVPEQQWLDVNWLGYQNLESVQKGCMIMLDLLQKNNCSKVLNDNTHVVGNWSEAADWGGEYWFPAMQDAGLKHFAWIYSLSTFSRMSAHKSIDITMGKVTAQFFTEIEEARRWLSEAD; this is translated from the coding sequence ATGTCTTTACCCGAATTCAACGCGCAAGTGGCAGAGCTTGAAAAGCTAAGGCAGGAAGTTGCCCGTTTAAAAGAAGAAAAGGAGAGACTTGCACTCGAAACTGCGGTACACAAGGCAATTCTGGAAACGAATGCCGATACACTGTTGTCTGGTTTAGAACAATTTAAGCTTATTGCCGACAATGTGCCTGCACAAGTATGGACGGCCGATGCTGAAGGTAGCGTTGATTATTACAACAAACGTTATTTTGAATATAGCGGTCTAACCTCAGAAGAATCAATAGGATGGGGGTGGCAGCCTATGCTGCATCCGGATGATTTGCAACGTACTATTGAAAATTGGACCAGGTCGGTCAAAAAAGGCGCACCTTATGAAATTCAATATCGCTTCAAGCGAGCTTCTGATGGTGCTTTCCGCTGGCACCTTGGTAAGGCCATACCTCTAAAAGACAGTAATGGCAAGGTGATTAAATGGTTTGGTACCAACATGGATATCCATGAGCAAAAGGTGGCCGAAAAGCAAAAGGATGAGTTTTTGAGTATTGCCAGCCATGAATTAAAAACGCCGCTTACCTCTGTTAAGGCATTTTTGCAACTGGGCCAAAAAATGATTGCGCCTGATACAAAAGCTTACAGTTTTGTGAGTAAAGCCTCTTCTCAGCTCATCCGGTTAGAAAGCCTGATATCAGACCTTTTGGATGTATCTAAGATTAACGCTGGCAAAATGGTTTATAACCTGGAGCCATTTGAGTTTGGTGCCGCCTTGCGTGAAGCTGTAGAAAGCGTGCAGCAGGCTAACGAAAAGCACCAGATCATTATTGAGCATAATGATGACGTAGTATACGATGGTGATAGGCTGCGGATAGAACAGGTTATCAACAACTTTTTGGTAAATGCCATAAAATACTCGCCTGATGCTGACAAGATAGTTGTCCGTTCAGAAGTTCAGCAAAATAACATTGTTGTATCCGTGCAGGATTTCGGGATAGGTATAGCGGCTGAAAACCTCACCAGGCTTTTTGATCGTTATTACCGGGTAGATAATACTTCCATGCGCTTTCAAGGACTTGGATTAGGGCTATTTATTTCTTCAGAAATTATTAAACGGCATAATGGCAGTTTTTGGATTGAGAGTGAGCCGGGCAAAGGTTCAACCTTTTTCTTCCTGCTACCCATTAGTGGTAAGCATGAGCTGATTGATTTGGAGACAGATAACCAAACGTTTTACAAGGGCAACTTTATTGAAATGAAGTATGTGCCCGAACAGCAGTGGCTGGATGTAAACTGGCTGGGCTATCAAAACCTCGAGTCGGTGCAGAAAGGCTGCATGATTATGCTTGATCTGCTCCAAAAGAACAACTGCTCAAAAGTGTTGAATGACAATACCCATGTAGTAGGAAATTGGTCAGAAGCGGCAGACTGGGGCGGCGAATACTGGTTTCCGGCTATGCAGGATGCCGGCCTGAAGCATTTTGCCTGGATATACTCCCTCAGCACTTTCAGCCGCATGTCTGCCCATAAAAGCATTGATATCACTATGGGCAAAGTAACCGCACAATTTTTTACCGAAATTGAAGAAGCCAGGAGATGGCTAAGTGAGGCGGATTAA
- a CDS encoding M1 family metallopeptidase — translation MSKNSRIALLSTLLLSAATLSSSAQQAPAPENPNFKIYRATTEKINDLVHTKLDVRFDYKKRYLYGKEWVTLKPHQYPTDSLRLDAKGMDIKTVAVVKAGKNTPLKFTYDSLSLAIKLDKVYRNSENYTIYIDYTSKPDELKAQGSAAISDAKGLYFINPDSASKNKPVQVWTQGETESSSAWFPTIDKPNQKTTEEIYMTVPSKYVTLSNGKLVSQKNNGNGTRTDYWKMDLPHSPYLFMMAVGNFKIYKDTWRGKEVNYYLEPKYAPYAKTIFGYTPEAMEFYSKTLGVDYPWNKYAQIVVRDYVSGAMENTTATLHGEYVQGTPRQFLDRYYNTSQGESTVVHELFHQWFGDYVTAESWSNLTVNESFADFSETLWAEHKYGKDEGDAHIAGDRRQYLGSADAAAKNLVRFHYNDKEDVFDVVTYQKGGAILYMLRNYLGNEAFYKGLNIYLKTNGLKNGEAQQLRLALEEASGKDLNWFFNQWYYNSGHPILNINYNWDAATKTQSVYLQQTQTGNAFVLPMAVDIYVGGKKERHMVWMRNKADTLTFKLAAKPELVNVDGDKALLVRKTDNKTAAEFVYQYNNAPLYLDRYEAVAYAEAQAPENADARKILIAALKDKYYGIQIKAIKALKLTNDDLRNAAQPVLISLAQTDKNNLVKAAALNALASLKASGNSNLFKQALSSQSYAVQAAALSGLGQIDPAASLATAKTLEKDSEGELAQTILGIYAANGTDAEWPYVNRKFQEAEAQGQFTVMRSYAAYVGRLQSSQYAQEGIEQIRAVGVRYKQYGVAPTLITLLENIKAQRTKLNDEASAKAVDAAIKQLQ, via the coding sequence ATGAGTAAAAATTCTCGCATAGCTTTGTTAAGCACTTTGTTACTAAGTGCCGCTACGCTATCTTCATCAGCGCAACAAGCACCTGCGCCCGAAAACCCCAATTTTAAGATTTACCGGGCTACAACCGAAAAAATTAACGACCTGGTGCATACCAAGCTCGATGTTCGTTTCGATTACAAAAAACGCTACCTGTACGGCAAAGAATGGGTTACATTAAAGCCACACCAATACCCTACCGACAGCCTGCGCCTGGATGCAAAAGGCATGGATATTAAAACGGTGGCCGTAGTAAAAGCGGGCAAAAACACGCCGTTAAAGTTTACTTACGACAGCCTTTCGCTGGCCATTAAACTCGATAAAGTTTATCGTAACAGTGAGAATTATACCATTTACATCGATTATACCTCAAAGCCTGACGAATTGAAAGCTCAAGGCAGCGCGGCAATCAGCGATGCTAAAGGTTTGTACTTTATCAACCCCGATAGCGCTTCAAAGAACAAGCCTGTTCAGGTATGGACACAAGGTGAAACCGAAAGCTCATCGGCATGGTTCCCTACTATTGATAAGCCCAATCAGAAAACTACCGAGGAGATTTACATGACCGTACCATCAAAGTACGTAACGCTTTCCAACGGCAAACTGGTGTCGCAAAAAAACAACGGCAACGGTACCCGTACCGATTACTGGAAAATGGACTTACCGCACTCGCCTTACCTGTTTATGATGGCCGTGGGTAACTTTAAAATTTACAAGGATACCTGGCGCGGTAAAGAGGTGAATTATTACCTGGAACCCAAGTATGCACCGTATGCGAAAACAATATTTGGCTACACGCCGGAGGCAATGGAGTTTTACTCCAAAACTTTAGGTGTGGATTACCCATGGAACAAGTACGCACAAATTGTGGTGCGCGATTATGTGAGCGGTGCCATGGAAAACACTACAGCAACCCTGCATGGCGAGTATGTACAAGGTACTCCACGCCAGTTTTTGGACCGCTATTACAACACCAGCCAGGGCGAAAGCACCGTAGTGCATGAGCTGTTTCACCAGTGGTTTGGCGATTACGTAACTGCCGAAAGCTGGAGCAACTTAACCGTAAACGAATCATTTGCCGATTTTAGCGAAACCCTTTGGGCTGAACACAAATATGGCAAAGACGAAGGTGATGCCCACATTGCCGGCGACAGAAGACAATACCTTGGTTCGGCCGATGCTGCTGCTAAAAACCTAGTACGTTTTCACTACAATGATAAAGAAGATGTATTCGATGTAGTTACCTACCAAAAAGGTGGCGCTATACTTTACATGCTCCGTAACTACTTAGGTAACGAGGCTTTTTACAAAGGCTTAAACATTTACCTGAAAACCAACGGTCTTAAAAACGGCGAGGCGCAACAATTACGCTTGGCTTTAGAGGAAGCCAGCGGTAAAGACCTGAACTGGTTCTTTAACCAATGGTATTACAATTCGGGCCATCCTATCCTGAATATTAATTATAATTGGGACGCGGCCACTAAAACGCAAAGTGTTTACTTACAGCAAACCCAAACCGGCAACGCGTTTGTATTGCCCATGGCAGTTGATATTTATGTAGGCGGCAAAAAAGAGCGCCACATGGTATGGATGCGTAACAAGGCCGATACCTTAACCTTTAAACTGGCCGCCAAGCCAGAGCTGGTTAACGTTGATGGCGATAAAGCATTGCTGGTTCGTAAAACAGATAATAAAACCGCTGCCGAGTTTGTATACCAATACAACAACGCACCGCTTTATCTTGACCGTTATGAGGCCGTAGCTTACGCCGAAGCGCAAGCTCCTGAAAATGCCGATGCACGCAAAATTTTAATTGCCGCATTAAAAGACAAATACTACGGCATCCAGATTAAAGCCATTAAAGCACTGAAGTTAACCAATGATGATTTGCGCAATGCGGCGCAGCCGGTACTGATATCCTTAGCACAAACTGATAAAAACAATCTGGTTAAAGCTGCCGCGCTGAATGCTTTAGCATCCCTAAAAGCTTCCGGAAACAGCAATTTGTTTAAACAAGCGCTAAGCAGCCAATCATACGCGGTACAGGCTGCTGCACTGAGTGGCTTAGGCCAAATTGATCCGGCGGCCAGCTTAGCTACCGCTAAAACATTGGAGAAAGATAGCGAAGGCGAGTTAGCCCAAACCATTCTGGGCATTTATGCCGCCAATGGTACCGATGCCGAGTGGCCTTATGTAAACCGTAAGTTTCAAGAAGCCGAAGCACAAGGTCAGTTTACTGTAATGCGCAGCTATGCTGCTTATGTTGGCCGCTTGCAAAGCTCACAATACGCACAAGAAGGCATTGAGCAAATCAGAGCTGTTGGCGTACGTTACAAACAATATGGCGTTGCACCAACGCTTATTACCTTGCTGGAAAACATCAAGGCACAACGTACAAAATTAAACGACGAGGCTTCGGCAAAAGCTGTAGATGCGGCTATTAAGCAACTCCAATAA
- a CDS encoding BrxA/BrxB family bacilliredoxin: MYPEYLVAPMRADLTNAGFVELKDAQEVKNAVESEGTVFVMVNSVCGCAAGMARPAAKMAAQHTKHPDKLVTVFAGMEKDAVDEARRYMLPYPPSSPAMALFKDGKLVHMIERHQIEGRPAQMIADNLMDAFDQYC, translated from the coding sequence ATGTATCCAGAATATTTAGTGGCTCCTATGCGGGCTGATTTGACTAACGCCGGCTTTGTAGAATTAAAGGACGCGCAAGAAGTTAAAAATGCAGTGGAAAGCGAAGGCACTGTATTTGTAATGGTAAACTCGGTTTGCGGTTGCGCCGCTGGCATGGCTCGTCCTGCTGCTAAAATGGCTGCACAACACACCAAACACCCCGATAAACTGGTGACTGTATTTGCCGGTATGGAAAAAGATGCTGTTGATGAGGCTCGCCGTTACATGCTGCCTTATCCGCCATCATCGCCAGCTATGGCTTTGTTTAAAGACGGCAAACTAGTGCATATGATTGAACGCCACCAAATAGAAGGACGCCCGGCACAAATGATTGCCGATAACCTGATGGACGCTTTTGATCAGTATTGCTAA